A genomic window from Phragmitibacter flavus includes:
- a CDS encoding MBL fold metallo-hydrolase, whose amino-acid sequence MISLTVLGSGSSGNCAVLRSENACLLIDAGLSSRRICQRLEMVGLTVNDLDGILLTHEHGDHTQGLEVFCRVSKAPLFSTSYTQAALRDHFVKSSPTWRLMQTGSVFEFKDLRIECFPVPHDAVDPVGFLICDHESRLGVLSDVGYVPNLIRDRLGGVHTLFMEANYDAILLDEDTRRPWPTKQRISGKHGHLSNDQAAELVEHIAHSGLYQVVLGHLSEDCNHPDIARSRIELALREKAAHARVICADRHAPTPWLEVAMKMLLPV is encoded by the coding sequence ATGATTTCATTGACGGTTCTTGGCAGTGGCAGTTCGGGCAATTGTGCCGTGCTGCGCAGCGAGAATGCGTGTCTTTTGATCGATGCGGGCCTGAGTTCTCGGCGGATTTGCCAGCGTCTGGAGATGGTGGGGCTGACGGTGAATGATCTGGATGGCATCTTGCTGACGCATGAGCATGGGGATCATACCCAGGGGCTGGAGGTGTTCTGCCGGGTGAGCAAGGCACCGCTTTTCAGCACCAGCTACACGCAGGCGGCGTTACGGGATCATTTTGTGAAAAGCAGTCCTACTTGGCGGCTGATGCAGACGGGCTCGGTGTTTGAATTCAAAGACCTGCGCATTGAGTGTTTTCCGGTGCCGCACGATGCGGTGGACCCGGTGGGATTTTTGATTTGTGATCATGAGTCTCGCCTGGGAGTGCTGAGTGACGTGGGATATGTGCCCAATCTGATCCGTGATCGATTGGGCGGTGTGCATACCCTGTTCATGGAAGCGAATTATGACGCGATTTTGCTGGATGAGGACACGCGTCGCCCCTGGCCGACCAAGCAGCGCATCAGTGGCAAGCATGGTCATTTGTCCAATGATCAGGCGGCGGAACTGGTGGAGCACATTGCGCATTCGGGACTGTATCAGGTGGTGTTGGGGCATTTGAGCGAGGACTGCAATCATCCTGATATCGCACGCAGCCGGATTGAGCTGGCGTTGAGGGAAAAGGCGGCGCATGCACGGGTGATTTGTGCAGATCGACATGCACCAACACCATGGTTGGAGGTGGCGATGAAAATGTTGCTGCCAGTGTGA
- a CDS encoding dienelactone hydrolase family protein, with protein MMKWLSIVWLGVSLMGIVSCAHTDLKCCNPIETKEEKAEEIRRFESFSFEYAGIRHDCLVTRAKQPGKGAVLLLHEMPSLSVSVLELARRMAAKGYDVYVPDLWDSQQSSGSRAVFVKNAIVLPLSKGFRLDLSSVPSRRIVDWLSGLCREVIVKQHPGERIGCVGLCVTGVFPVMLAGLVPEIAAPVVCQPSLLRLPLGDEVKADIGMSKAEVKLVRSRMEREPDFQILAFRFEHDNVSPAERLNTLIQCFPGRVLDGTLKAENYYGRDKLPLNAHAILTDCYVAPRGGKKVTETHRAFVEMMEFMDAKLKGSQPRRYVPSGGALVREVP; from the coding sequence ATGATGAAATGGTTGAGCATCGTTTGGTTGGGCGTGTCTCTGATGGGGATCGTTTCTTGTGCCCACACGGATTTGAAGTGTTGCAATCCGATCGAAACGAAGGAGGAGAAAGCCGAAGAAATCCGTCGGTTCGAGTCGTTCAGTTTCGAATACGCCGGTATTCGCCATGATTGCCTGGTGACACGTGCAAAACAACCGGGGAAAGGGGCGGTGTTGTTGTTGCACGAAATGCCGTCGCTTTCAGTGAGCGTGTTGGAACTGGCGAGGCGAATGGCGGCAAAAGGTTATGATGTGTATGTGCCGGATTTGTGGGATTCACAGCAGAGCAGTGGGTCCCGTGCAGTGTTTGTCAAAAATGCGATCGTGCTGCCCCTGTCGAAGGGGTTCAGGCTGGATCTATCTTCCGTGCCAAGCCGGCGTATTGTTGACTGGTTGTCCGGCCTCTGCCGGGAGGTCATTGTCAAACAACACCCGGGCGAGAGGATTGGATGTGTCGGGCTTTGTGTGACGGGTGTGTTTCCGGTGATGCTGGCAGGATTGGTTCCTGAGATTGCAGCTCCGGTGGTGTGCCAGCCTTCGTTGTTGCGCCTGCCGTTGGGGGATGAGGTGAAGGCGGACATCGGCATGTCGAAGGCCGAGGTAAAGCTGGTGAGGTCACGGATGGAGAGGGAGCCGGATTTTCAGATTTTGGCGTTTCGGTTTGAGCATGACAACGTTTCACCAGCGGAGCGGCTGAATACCTTGATCCAGTGTTTCCCCGGTCGGGTCTTGGATGGAACATTGAAGGCGGAAAATTATTATGGCAGGGACAAATTGCCGTTGAATGCGCATGCAATTTTGACGGATTGTTACGTTGCTCCTCGTGGAGGCAAGAAGGTGACCGAAACCCATCGCGCCTTTGTTGAGATGATGGAATTCATGGATGCCAAAT